The following DNA comes from Micromonospora chokoriensis.
GTGTACCTCGCCCAGCAGTCCATCCGCACGTTCTTCAACGTCAGCGAGCCGAGCCGGCACTACGTGAAGACCGCGCTGTCGGTGCTGAACATGGGCTTCATGCGGGGGTTGTCGGCCGCGTACATGGCGGCGACCCCGGCGATCAACGACTGGCTCGCCGACCTGATCGCGGGCGACGAGGTGCTGACCGGCACCGGGCTGACCGTGATCCGGGAGCGGGCCGCGGTGGGTTACCGGCACCGGCAGTACGAGGCGGCGACCGACCGCACCTCCCCGTACCGCAAGATGTTGGCCGCCCTGTGGCGCGAGAGCCCGGTGCCCGACCTGGCGCCGGGGCGTCGACTGTCCACCATGGCCGCGCTGCTGCACGTGGACAGCGAGGGTGGGTCGCTGGCGGCGGCGCTGATCACCCGGTCCGGGTTGACGCCCGAGGTGTGGCTGCGCCGTTACCTGGACGCCTACCTCACCCCGCTGCTGCACAGCTTCTACGCCCACGACCTGGCGTTCATGCCGCACGGCGAGAACGTCATCCTCGTCCTCGACGAGAACGACACCGTCGAGCGGGTGATCTTCAAGGACATCGCCGAGGAGATCGCGGTGATGAACGCCGACGTCGAGTTGCCGGAGGCGGTCGAGCGGATCCGGGTCGAGGTGCCCGACGACACCAAGCTGCTGACCATCTTCACCGACGTGGTGGACTGCTTCCTGCGCCACCTCAACGCGGTCCTGGTCGAGGCCGGCGTAATCGGTGAGGACGACCTCTGGCGTACGGTCGCGGCCTGCGCCGCCGACTACTTCGACCGGGTGCCGCACCTGGCCGAGCGGGTCCGCCACTACGACCTGTTCGCACCGGAGTTCACGCTCTCCTGCCTCAACCGGCTCCAACTGCGCAACAACCAGCAGATGATCGACCTGGCCGACCCGTCGGCGGCTCTCCAGTTCGTCGGCACCCTCACCAACCCCCTCGCCGCCCACGCCCCGGCCCGCTGACCGTGCCCGGGTCTGGTCAGGGGGCGTGCCAACGGGTGCAATGGGGCCCATGGGATTGTTGAGTACCGTGAGCCTGGTCGCCGCCACCGTCACCACCGGCCTGACCGCCGGGCTGTTCGCCGCCTTCGCGTACGCGGTCATGCCGGGGCTGGGCCGTGCCGATGACCGGACGTTGGTGCTCGCCATGCAACGGATCAACGAGTCGATCCTGAACGGCTGGTTCGCGGTCTGCTTCGGTGGCGCGCTGCTGTTCACGCTGCTGGCGGCGGCGCTGCACCTGGCCGCCGACCGCCGGGCCGCGCTGCCGTGGGTCGTCGCCGGGCTGCTGGCCTACCTGGTCGTGCTCGGCGTCACCGCGGTGGTCAACGTGCCGCTCAACAACGTGCTGGCCCGGGCCGGGGACGTCGACCAGGTCACCGACCTCGCGGCCCTGCGGGAGCGCTTCGAGACCACCTGGGTACGCGCCAACGTGGTCCGGGCCGTCGCGTCGACCGGGGCGTTCGGCCTGCTGGCCTGGGCCCTGGTGGTGGCGGGACGGCACTCCGGCTGAGTCGTTCCCGGCTCAGCCGGTCGTCTCCGCCGCACCGGCCTGCCGGAACGCGCGGGCCAACCGGGCCAGGTCGTGTCCGTCGAAGTGCTGGAGGAACCGGCGGCGTACGGCGGCCAGGTGGCTGGGCCAGGACTCTTCCAGGCGGGCGAAGCCCGCGTCGGTGAGGACGGCGTTCCAGCCCCGGGCGTCCTCCTCGCAACGCTCCCGCTTGACCAGACCCTGCGTCTCCAACCGGATGATCGTCCGGGTCATGCCACTGAGCGAGAGGTAGCAGAGCGCGGCGAGTTCGTGCATGCGCAGCCGGCGGTCCGGTGCCTCGGACAGGTTCATCAGGGCGGTGTACTCGGTGAGTGGTAGCTGACGGTCACCGACCATGTCCGCGTCGATCGTGCGGGGCAGCACGTACATGACCTGGCCCAGGGCACGGACCAAGGCCTCTTCATCAGGGGTGAGGGGTTGCGGAGTCTCTGCGGAGAGGTTGGACATCCTCATATCATACTTGTTTGACTGAGCAAATGGTTACCCTCCGTGTGACAACGACCATAGGCCGAGTATTTGCTTGACCAATCAAGCACCGGTTAGCGTTCTCGCCGTCAGGTAAGGACCCTCTGAAAGGCGCCACACATGACCAGGATCGGGATCATCCTCGGAAGCACCCGTCCGGGGCGTAACGGGGAAGCCGTCGCCCGCTGGGTGCTCGAGATCGCCAAGCAGCGCACCGACGCGGAGTACGAGCTGATCGACCTGCTCGACTACCAGCTGCCGCACCTCGACGAGGCGTACCCGCCCTCGATGGGCCAGTACTCCCAGCCGCACACCAAGCGGTGGGCCGAGACCATCGCCTCGTACGACGGCTTCGTCATCGTCACCCCCGAGTACAACCACTCCACCTCGGGTGCCCTGAAGAACGCCATCGACTTCCTGTACGCCGAGTGGAACAACAAGGCCGTCGGCTTCGTGAGCTACGGCTCGGTGGGCGGCGCGCGCGCCGTGGAGCACCTGCGGCTGATCTCCGGTGAGCTGCAGATGGCGGACGTGCGCTCGCAGGTCGCGCTGTCGCTCTTCACCGACTTCGAGAACTTCAGCACCTTCAAGCCCGGCCCGTTCCAGCAGGACGCGCTGACCACCACGCTCGACCAGGTGGTCGCCTGGAGCGCCGCGCTCGCTCCGCTGCGCAAGGCCTGACCGCTCTGCGTTTCCCGGAAACGGCCGTGGGGGATCCCCCACGGCCGTTTCCGTGCGTTCGGCAGTCGTGCCACCATCCAGTGCCATGAGTACACCGACCGCTGGCGCCGCTGGTAGGGCTCCGCTGTGGCGGGACCGCACCTTTGGCACGTACTGGATCGCGCAGTCGCTCTCGGCGGCCGGCGACTCGTTCGCCTACCTCGCGGTGCCGCTGCTGGTGCTCCAGGCGACCGGGTCGGTGGCGCGGATGGGCCTCCTCACCGCCGTCGCGGGCGCGGCGTCCGTCGCCGCCGGGGTCTTCGGCGGGGTGCTGGTCGACAGGTACGACCGCCGCACCCTGATGATCGTGGCGGACCTGACCCGGCTGGTGCTCTACGGCCTGGTGCCGTTGGTGTGGCTCGCCGGCCCACAGGTGTGGCTGCTCTTCGTCGTGCTGCCGATCTGCGAGGCGGCCGGCATGGTGTTCCAGGTCGCCGCGGTGACCGCCGTGCGCAACCTCGTCGACCGGGATCGGATTACCGAGGCCAACGGCCGGTTGCAGGCGACGTACGCGGCTGCCGCCGTCCTCGGGCCGCTGCTCGCCGGTGTGGTGGCGGCCCGCTTCGGCCCGGCGACCGCCGTCGCCGTCAACGCGGCGAGCTTCGCGCTCTCCGCGGCCGGACTGTGGCTGATCCGTCTGCGACCCGCGCCGGTCGACACCGCCCCGGTGGCCCGGGAGCGCCCGTTGGCCGAGTTCCTCGCTGGGGCGCGGTTCCTGTGGGGACAGCCCGTCCTGCGCGCGCTGACCGTTCTGTTGTCGGTCTTCATCTTCCTGACCTACGGCTTCGTCGACGTGCTGATCTACCACGTCACCCATGACCTGGGCGGCTCCGAGGGCACCGTCGGCACGGTGCTCGGTCTGGCGGCGCTGGGCACTGTCGCCGGCGCGCTGCTGGTGGCCCCGCTGCGCCGGCGACGCGGATTCGGCGCGACCTGGATCGGCGCGCACGCCGTCTGCGGTTTCGCGGTGGCGGGCGTCGGCATCGCGACGAGCGTGCCGGCGGTCACTGCGCTGACAGCGGTGTACCTGTGCTGTCTCAGCATCGGCGGGATCTGTTCGATGTCGCTGCGCCAGGAGATCACCCCCGACCACCTGCTCGGCCGGGTGACGTCGGCGTTCTGGAGCACGCACTACGCCCTCGGTCCCGCCGGCGCTGTCGTGCTGACCTGGGCCGCCGCCCGGTTCGGGGTCGCGGCCGTCACGCTCGCGGCGGGAGCGGGATGCCTGCTGGTGGCGGTCGCTGGCCTGTTCACCCCGGTCCGTCGTGCGGGCGTCTCGCCGGCTGCGGCGCAGCCGGGAGTCCGCGTCGCCCCGGCCGCCGGCACCGCAGGTGGTTGAGGCCCTTTCGAGCTGATGTCGCAAACGAATCACCCGGCGGAGGCGGCTCGCCCGGCTGGCAGCGAGCCGCCGGGCTGGCAGCGAGCCGCCGGGCTGGCAGCGAGCCGCCGGGCTGGCAGCGAGCCGCCGGGCTGGCAGCGAGCCGCCGGGCTGGCAGCGAGCCGCCGGGCTGGCAGCGAGCCGCCGGGCTGGCAGCGAGCCGCCGGGCTGGCAGCGAGCCGCCCGGTCGGCAGCGAGCCGCCTGATCGGACGCGACTCGCCTGGTCCAGCGAACCGCTCGGTCGGCCAGTGACTCGCCTGGTCGGCCAGTGACTCGCCTGGTCGGCCAGTGACTCGCCTGGTCGGCGGCGAGCCGCCTGGTCGGCGGCGAGCCGCCTGGTCGGCGGCGAGCCGCCTGGTCGGCGGCGATTCGGTTGTCGTGAGGGCGACTCGGTCGACGCCGGCGGGCACTGATTCGTTTGCGACATCAGCTCCAAAGGCGCCGACCGGCGCACTGCGGTCCTGAGCGGAGCGCTCCGGTCAGAACTCCTGGTACATGACGTGCAGGCCGACCCGGCCGAGGGTGGGGTGACGGAACGCCCCCGGCACCGTGCCGATCACCGCGAAGCCCTCCCGCCGGTACAGCTCCACCGCCGAGCGGTTGCTCTCCGCGACGGCGTTGAACTGCATGCCCGCGTACCCCTGCTCGCGGGCCCACCTCAGGGTGTCGCGGCACAGCGCGGTACCGACGCCCCGGCCCCGGGCGTCGGCGGCGACCATGAAGCTCGCCGTGGAGACGTGCGCGCCCGGCCCCGGTTTGTTGGTGCCCATCTTCGCGGTGCCGAGCACCCGCCCACCGTCCACCGCGACGACGGTGCGCCCCGGCGGGGCCTCGACCCACACGGCGTACGACTGCTCGGCGGTCATCGCCGGGTCGTAGGTGAAGGTCTCCTGAGCTCCAATCACCTCCTGGATGATCGGCCACACCTGCGACCAGTCCTCGTCGACGAACTCCCGAATCAGCACCGGGGGAGGTTAATCCCGCGACGATCCCTCGACAATCGGTTATCCCCTGCCGCCTACGAGGCGAGCGCGGCGATCTCCTCGTCGAGCAGACCCGCCAGTCGGGCATGCCGCCCCGGGTGGCTCTGTGCCGTCATGCCGCGGCTGGGCATCTCCACTGTCATCAGCAGGTAGAGGTGCAACCGGTACAGACCCAGGCGGGCGCGCGCGGAGGCGTCCAGCAGCAGCGGCTCGGCGGCGGCCGCCCGGTAGCCGCGCAGCAGCGGGTGCTCCGGTTCGTCCTCGACGCGCCGGAAGAGCAGCGGCGAGACCAGGTCCAGCAGCGGATCGCCGTAGAGGAAGCGCTCACCGTCCACCAGGCCCCGCAGCCGCAGCCGGCCGTCCGCGTCGGGCGCAGCCAGCACGTTGCCGTCCCAGCAGTCGAAGTGCAGCAACGCCGGGCGACGCACCTCGTCCAGCACGTCGGCGTGCCGCTGCACGAGCGCGTGCAGGCGCGCGGGCGGGAAGGGCAGCCGGACGTCCCAGTCGGACGCGTCGGCGAGCAGCGCGTCGAGCATCGCCGTGAACGCGGCCCGCCAGGTCGACCCGGAGGGCCGGTCGCCGGTGTAGCCGAACCGGTCGCCGGTGACCCGGTGCAACGCGGCGAGGGCCGCCCCGAGGTCGTGGCGCGCCGGGCCGTCGTCGACAGTGGCCGCGCCCTCGGCCAGGTCGGACAGCGACCGGCCGGGCAGCATCGTGGTGACCAACCATTCGCCGTACGTCGGGTCGACGCCGTGGTGCAGCACGACAGGCGTCGGCACCTCAGGGGCACGCCCGGCGACGATCCGGAAGTAGTCGGCCTCGGCCACGCAGAGCCCACGCTCGTAGCGCAGCAGCGGCGTCCCGGCCGGCGGCGCCAGCTTCAGCACCACCCGGCGGTCGTCGTCGAGCAACGCCCACCAGACCGTCGCGTATCCACCCCCGGTCAGTGGACCGGTGTCCCGCACCCGGGCGTGTGGCCCGAACGACGCGCCGACCAGGTGCCGTACGTCGGCGCTGGTGATGCGTCGTTGGGTCGGGCTGCCCCCGGTCACGTCGTCGTGTCCCCTCGCCGTGGGTGCGGCGTCGAGCCGGCGCTGGCACGGACGGAGGGCGGGACGGGCCCGGCGGTGTCCCGGCGGACCAGCTCGGCGGGGAGCACCTCGACCCGGGGCGTCGGCGCCCCGACGCCGAGCACCAGGGACATCGCGCGTGCCCCCATGTCCACGAGGGGCAGTCGCACAGTGGTCAGCGCCGGTGTCACGTCCCGGGCGATCGGCATGTCGTCGAAGCCCACCACCGAGGTCTGCTGCGGCACGGCCAGCCCGCGCGCTCGCAGGGTGGCGAGCGCGCCGATGGCCATCGAGTCGTTGAGCGCCACGATCGCGGTCAGCTCCGGGTCGGCGTCGAGCAGCCGGGCGGTCGCCTCCGCGCCCCCGTCGCGGTCGAACTCCGCGTACCGGATGCGCTGTTCCGGCAGCTCGCGGCCCTGTTCGGTGAGGGCCTGGCGGAGACCGGCCAACCGGTCGGTCGTGGTGGTCAGGATCCGTGGGCCGGCGACGACGCCGATCGCCCGGTGCCCCAGGCCGCACAGCTCCCGACCCGCCAGGTAGCCGCCGGTCCGGTTGTCCGGCATCACCGCGTCGCCGGAGTGCTCGTGCCGGCCGATCACCGCGACCCGCCCGCCGGTGGCCTCGTACGCGGCGAGCTTCTCGTTGAGCTGCCGGGTGAACGCCTCGTCGTGGTAGCCGGAGCCGGCCAGGATCAACGCCGCCACCTGGTGGCCGCGCAGCAGCTCCACGTACTCCAACTCACGGTCCGGGTCGCGGTAGCTGTTGCAGATCATCAGCAGTCGGCCCTGGTCGGTGGCGACGCGTTGCAGCCCACGGGTGATCTCGGCGAAGTACGGGTCGGAGACGTCGTGCACGATGACGCCCACCGCGCTGCGGTGCGAGCGGGCCAGCAGTTGGGCGTGCGCGTTCGGCACGTACTGCAACTCGGCGACGGCGGCGAGCACCCGCTCGCGCAGCTCGTCGGTGACCGGTTTGCTGCTGCCGTTGATGACGCGGGAGGCGGTGGCGGGTGAGACGCCCGCGCGGCGCGCCACATCGGACAGGGTCGCCATGGCCCGCCCCCTCGATCTGTTGACGGCGTTTCGTCGTGCCGGCTAGCGTCACGGTACCGCAGAGAAAGCCCTTTCCCGCAGGGAGGCCCGGCCGTGTCCGACAGCTTCGCGGTACTCCAACTCGACGAACTACCCGCCCGACGCTGCTCGTGTGGGACCACCCGCCGAGGCTTCATCGCCGAGAGCGACGGCCAGGCCAGCGTGCACCTGCTCCAGGTGCAGGACGCGGTCACCCACCACCACCGGGTCGCCACCGAGTACTACATCGTGCTCGCCGGTGAGGGCGAGGTCGAGTTGGACGGCGTCCGCCATCCCGCCCGACCGATGTCCGCGTTCCTGATCAAGCCGGGTTGCCGGCACCGGGCCATCGGCGACCTGACCGTGCTGCTGGTGTCGCTGCCGGCGGCGGACGACACCGACGAGTACTTCGATGACTGACCGGTCGGCTCCGCTGCCCGGTGGGATCGGGGTTTCCCGGCTGCGCGTCTACGACACGCTCGCCCCGGACGGGCTGGTCGGCGGCACCCCGCACGTGCACCTGTGCTGCACCGAGGGGTACGTGGTGACCGCCGGTGAGGGCACGGTGCAGACACTGACCGCCGCTGGTTTCCGGGAGACGCCACTGCGGCCGGGCGCTGTCGTGTGGTTCGAGCCCGGCACCGTGCACCGCCTGGTCAACGGGGGAGGGCTGACCATCGTGGTGCTCATGCAGAACAGCGGGTTGCCGGAGGCCGGTGACGCGGTCCTGACCTTCCCGCCCGACGTGCTGGCCGATCCGGCCGCGTACGCCGCCGCGGCGGCACTTCCCGACGGGGGAGCGCCGGGGGCGGACGTGCGGGCCGCGTACCGCCGACGTGATCTGGCGGTGACCGGGTTCCAGGCGCTGCGGTCCGGCGGGCCGGCGGCGCTGGCCGCCTTCCACGCCGCAGCGGTCGCGTTGCGCGAGCCGCTGCTGGCGCGGTGGCGGCAGCGTTGGGAGTCCGGCGCGGGTCGGGCCGCCGCCGCCACCGGCGCCCACCTCGACGCCCTGGAGCGGGGGGACCTGCGGCACCTGGGTGAGGCCGGGGTGTACGCGGTGGACGAGCCGGTCGAGCGGGGTCGGCTGGGCATGTGTGGCCTGCTGGACACCTACCCGGCGGCCAGCTGACGCCGTGCTTCGCGACGGTCCGGATCGGACCGCGGGTGCTCCACTCGGCTTCGTTGGAGTCGGGGTGTCCGAAGGCCGCCGACAGCCCGGTCCTCCGGATGCCGAGTCGATCTCGGGCGACGGGCGCCGGCTGGGTCGGCGATCGATGAATACATCGAGGAAAGGCCTTGCCTGGTGTGTGGGTGCCGCCTACGCTCCCAGGAAAGCGTTTGCCTGATCCGCCGACCGGCCCCGCTCCGCGAGCGCGCTGCCGGGACCCGAGGAGGTTCCGCGTGATCGAGAACTCTCTGGACGCGGCGGGCCAGCGGGCCGCCGCCGATCAGGCGGCCGGCGGACGGGAGGCCGGCTCCCCGTCGTCGCCCGGGTCGACCGCCGTACCCAGCGGTCGACCGTCCACGATGGCCGGTACGGCGGATGGCCGCCCGCCCCGCCCGACGCTCGGCCGTCGGGCGGCGGTCTTCGCCGACTCGCTCTGGCGTCCGGCGCTGGTGCTCGCGGTCCTGTTCGCCGCCTGGTGGTTCGTGGCCGCCCAGGAGTACGTCCCGAACTACCTGGTGCCCACACCCGGCCAGGTCGGGGAGACGATGACCGCTCAGTGGTCCGAACTGGCCCGACACACACTGGTCACCCTGTACGAGACGGTGCTCGGCTTCGTGCTGGCCGCCGCGTTGGGCCTCGCGACCGCGGTCGCCATCGCGTACTCCCGCACCCTGGACAAGGCGCTCTACCCGATCGTCCTGTTCGCACAGGTCATCCCGAAGATCGCCATCGCGCCACTGCTGGTGGTCTGGTTCGGCCTCGGCCTCACCCCGAAGATCATCCTGGCGGTGCTCATCGCGTTCTTCCCGGTGGTCATCTCCGGCGTGGCCGGCCTGCGCTCCACCGACCCGGAGCTGCTCGACCTGGCCGCCACCATGGGCGCCGGGCCGTGGCGCACCTTCCGCAAGATCCGCTTCCCGAACGCGTTGCCGCACCTCATGGCCGGTCTCAAGGTGGCGGTCACCCTCGCGGTGGTCGGTGCCGTGGTCGGTGAGTTCGTCGGCGCCAGCGAAGGACTCGGCTACGTCCTGTTGCTGGCCAACGGCAACCTCGACGCCCCGCTGCTGTTCGCCGACCTGATCCTGATGTCCGCCATCGGCATCGTCCTGTTCGTCCTGGTCGAGATCGCCGAGGCACTGCTCATCCCGTGGCACGCCAGTCGCCGGGCCGGCGTGTCCCTGACCACCTCCTGACCGACCCCATCACGGAGGCACCGATGAAACGCACCGCCACCACCATCCTGGTCACCGCCGCCCTCCTGGTCGCCGCCACCGGCTGCGGTGGGGACGACCCCGCCGGCACCACCGGCGCGGACGGCAGGAAGCAGGTCACCCTGACCCTGAACTGGGTGCCCTACGGCGAGCACGCCCCGTTCTACTACGGCCTGCAGAACGGCTACTACTCCGCCGAGGGCATCGACCTGAAGATCCTGCCGGGCAACGGCTCGGGCAACACGGTCAAGCAGGTCGCGCAGAAGCAGACCGACTTCGGCTGGGCCGACAGCCCCGTGCTGCTCAAGTCGGTGGCCACCGGGATGCCGGTGCGCAGCCTCGGCGCGTACCTGGAGAAGGGCCCCTCCTCGGTGGAGTTCTTCTCCGAGAAGACCATCAGGACCCCGGCGGATCTCAAGGGCAAGACCGTCGGGGGCACCCCCGGCGACGCCCTCTACGCGACCTTCCCGGCCTGGCTGGAGAAGAACGGCCTGAAGAAGGACGACGTCAAGGTCGTCAACGTCGACGCCGCCGGCAAGATCGCCGCCCTGGCCGAGGGCAGGGTCGACGCCATCATGGGCTTCTTCCACGACCAGGCGCCCACCATCGAGAGCAAGACCGGTAAGAAGGTCGACGTCCTGCTCTTCGCCGACTACGGGATGAACCTGCTCGGCACCGGTCTGATCGCCAACACCCAGACCCTGCAGAAGGACCCGGAGTTGGCCCGCAAGTTCGTCAGGGCCACCCAGAAGTCCTGGGCCGACGCCGCCCGCGACCCGGCCGGCGCGGTGACCGCGATGGCCGCGCTCGCCGAGAACGAGCCGGCGCCCGAGGTGCTCACCAAGCAACTCACCCTCGTGCTGCCGCTGCTCGGCGGCGAAGGACCGCCCGGGGTGAACACCGAGGCCCAGTGGACCGAGACCATCGACCTGATGTCCCGCTACGCGGAGCTGAAGGACCCGGGCGCGCCCGACGCGTACTGGGACTCCTCGTACGCGAAGCAGGGGTGACCCGGTGACCGCCGCGCCGGCAGCCACCGGCACCGCCATCGGGATGTCCGGGGTGACCGTACGATTCACGTCCCGCTGGTCCCAGACCACCGCCCTGGACGACGTGTCGCTGGACATCGAGCCCGGCGAGTTCGTCACGATCGTCGGCCCGTCCGGCTGCGGCAAGTCGACCCTCCTGAAGATCGTCGCCGGGCTGGTCACCCCGACCAGCGGCGCGGTGTCGCTGTTGCAGCGCCCGGTCCGCGGCCCGCAGAAGGAGATCGGCTTCGTCTTCCAGAAGGCCGCGCTGCTGGAGTGGCGCGGTGCCCGGGCCAACATCCTGCTCCAGGCCGAGATGCGCGGCATGGACCGGGCGCAGGCGTCCCGCCGGGCCGACGAGCTGATCGAGATGACCGGTCTGACCGGCTTCGAGAAGGCACTTCCACACGAGTTGTCCGGCGGCATGCAGCAGCGGGTGGCGCTCTGTCGTGCGCTGCTGCACTCCCCGCCGGTGCTGCTCATGGACGAGCCGTTCGGCGCGCTGGACGCCCTGACCCGGGAGCAGATGAACGCCGAACTGCACCGGATCTGGCGGGAGACCGGCACCACCGTCGTGCTGGTCACCCACTCCATCGCCGAGGCGGTCTTCCTCGGCACCCGGGTCGTGGTGATGAGCCCCCGGCCCGGCCGGATCATCCGCACCTTCCCGGTCGACCTGCCGGCGCACCGCGACTACGCGTCGGTGATGTCGGATCCCCGCTTCGACCGGCTCGCCACCGACCTGCGTGGGTTGCTCGGCAGCGCGGCCGCCAACCACTGAGCGCGGATCGGCACGACCAGCACGACGGAAGGAACACCATGACCCGCAGGTCGATCGGCATCATCGTCAACGGTGTGACCGGAAGGATGGGCTACCGCCAGCACCTCGTCCGGTCCTTGCTGGCCATCCGTGCGTCCGGCGGCGTGACGCTGGCCGACGGCACGACCGCCTGGCCGGAGCCGGTCCTGGTCGGGCGTAACGAGACGAAGCTCCGCGAGA
Coding sequences within:
- a CDS encoding ABC transporter substrate-binding protein gives rise to the protein MKRTATTILVTAALLVAATGCGGDDPAGTTGADGRKQVTLTLNWVPYGEHAPFYYGLQNGYYSAEGIDLKILPGNGSGNTVKQVAQKQTDFGWADSPVLLKSVATGMPVRSLGAYLEKGPSSVEFFSEKTIRTPADLKGKTVGGTPGDALYATFPAWLEKNGLKKDDVKVVNVDAAGKIAALAEGRVDAIMGFFHDQAPTIESKTGKKVDVLLFADYGMNLLGTGLIANTQTLQKDPELARKFVRATQKSWADAARDPAGAVTAMAALAENEPAPEVLTKQLTLVLPLLGGEGPPGVNTEAQWTETIDLMSRYAELKDPGAPDAYWDSSYAKQG
- a CDS encoding MarR family winged helix-turn-helix transcriptional regulator — protein: MSNLSAETPQPLTPDEEALVRALGQVMYVLPRTIDADMVGDRQLPLTEYTALMNLSEAPDRRLRMHELAALCYLSLSGMTRTIIRLETQGLVKRERCEEDARGWNAVLTDAGFARLEESWPSHLAAVRRRFLQHFDGHDLARLARAFRQAGAAETTG
- a CDS encoding LacI family DNA-binding transcriptional regulator, encoding MATLSDVARRAGVSPATASRVINGSSKPVTDELRERVLAAVAELQYVPNAHAQLLARSHRSAVGVIVHDVSDPYFAEITRGLQRVATDQGRLLMICNSYRDPDRELEYVELLRGHQVAALILAGSGYHDEAFTRQLNEKLAAYEATGGRVAVIGRHEHSGDAVMPDNRTGGYLAGRELCGLGHRAIGVVAGPRILTTTTDRLAGLRQALTEQGRELPEQRIRYAEFDRDGGAEATARLLDADPELTAIVALNDSMAIGALATLRARGLAVPQQTSVVGFDDMPIARDVTPALTTVRLPLVDMGARAMSLVLGVGAPTPRVEVLPAELVRRDTAGPVPPSVRASAGSTPHPRRGDTTT
- a CDS encoding anthrone oxygenase family protein; translation: MGLLSTVSLVAATVTTGLTAGLFAAFAYAVMPGLGRADDRTLVLAMQRINESILNGWFAVCFGGALLFTLLAAALHLAADRRAALPWVVAGLLAYLVVLGVTAVVNVPLNNVLARAGDVDQVTDLAALRERFETTWVRANVVRAVASTGAFGLLAWALVVAGRHSG
- a CDS encoding IucA/IucC family protein; its protein translation is MTVTAVPTPTSTFTGHAAGSPVDHLTPQRWARANRLLVRKALAEFTHERLLNPVPVPGTDDRRWYEVSSDDGTVTYRFAARVLALEHWQIDADSITRHRDGTSTPPDAVDLVIELRDTLGLSARVLPVYLEEITSTLAGIAYKLAQAAPSAVELAEADFQTIETSMTEGHPCFVANNGRLGFGVDEYHSYAPEVAAPIRLEWLAAHRDYSTFSSAADLDYDTLIAGELDAQTRARFAATMADLGLDLADYHLIPAHPWQWWNKLAVTFAGELAERRLVHLGPGPDVYLAQQSIRTFFNVSEPSRHYVKTALSVLNMGFMRGLSAAYMAATPAINDWLADLIAGDEVLTGTGLTVIRERAAVGYRHRQYEAATDRTSPYRKMLAALWRESPVPDLAPGRRLSTMAALLHVDSEGGSLAAALITRSGLTPEVWLRRYLDAYLTPLLHSFYAHDLAFMPHGENVILVLDENDTVERVIFKDIAEEIAVMNADVELPEAVERIRVEVPDDTKLLTIFTDVVDCFLRHLNAVLVEAGVIGEDDLWRTVAACAADYFDRVPHLAERVRHYDLFAPEFTLSCLNRLQLRNNQQMIDLADPSAALQFVGTLTNPLAAHAPAR
- a CDS encoding phosphotransferase family protein translates to MTGGSPTQRRITSADVRHLVGASFGPHARVRDTGPLTGGGYATVWWALLDDDRRVVLKLAPPAGTPLLRYERGLCVAEADYFRIVAGRAPEVPTPVVLHHGVDPTYGEWLVTTMLPGRSLSDLAEGAATVDDGPARHDLGAALAALHRVTGDRFGYTGDRPSGSTWRAAFTAMLDALLADASDWDVRLPFPPARLHALVQRHADVLDEVRRPALLHFDCWDGNVLAAPDADGRLRLRGLVDGERFLYGDPLLDLVSPLLFRRVEDEPEHPLLRGYRAAAAEPLLLDASARARLGLYRLHLYLLMTVEMPSRGMTAQSHPGRHARLAGLLDEEIAALAS
- a CDS encoding cupin domain-containing protein codes for the protein MSDSFAVLQLDELPARRCSCGTTRRGFIAESDGQASVHLLQVQDAVTHHHRVATEYYIVLAGEGEVELDGVRHPARPMSAFLIKPGCRHRAIGDLTVLLVSLPAADDTDEYFDD
- a CDS encoding ABC transporter permease, producing MIENSLDAAGQRAAADQAAGGREAGSPSSPGSTAVPSGRPSTMAGTADGRPPRPTLGRRAAVFADSLWRPALVLAVLFAAWWFVAAQEYVPNYLVPTPGQVGETMTAQWSELARHTLVTLYETVLGFVLAAALGLATAVAIAYSRTLDKALYPIVLFAQVIPKIAIAPLLVVWFGLGLTPKIILAVLIAFFPVVISGVAGLRSTDPELLDLAATMGAGPWRTFRKIRFPNALPHLMAGLKVAVTLAVVGAVVGEFVGASEGLGYVLLLANGNLDAPLLFADLILMSAIGIVLFVLVEIAEALLIPWHASRRAGVSLTTS
- a CDS encoding GNAT family N-acetyltransferase yields the protein MLIREFVDEDWSQVWPIIQEVIGAQETFTYDPAMTAEQSYAVWVEAPPGRTVVAVDGGRVLGTAKMGTNKPGPGAHVSTASFMVAADARGRGVGTALCRDTLRWAREQGYAGMQFNAVAESNRSAVELYRREGFAVIGTVPGAFRHPTLGRVGLHVMYQEF
- a CDS encoding cupin domain-containing protein, with translation MTDRSAPLPGGIGVSRLRVYDTLAPDGLVGGTPHVHLCCTEGYVVTAGEGTVQTLTAAGFRETPLRPGAVVWFEPGTVHRLVNGGGLTIVVLMQNSGLPEAGDAVLTFPPDVLADPAAYAAAAALPDGGAPGADVRAAYRRRDLAVTGFQALRSGGPAALAAFHAAAVALREPLLARWRQRWESGAGRAAAATGAHLDALERGDLRHLGEAGVYAVDEPVERGRLGMCGLLDTYPAAS
- a CDS encoding NADPH-dependent FMN reductase; protein product: MTRIGIILGSTRPGRNGEAVARWVLEIAKQRTDAEYELIDLLDYQLPHLDEAYPPSMGQYSQPHTKRWAETIASYDGFVIVTPEYNHSTSGALKNAIDFLYAEWNNKAVGFVSYGSVGGARAVEHLRLISGELQMADVRSQVALSLFTDFENFSTFKPGPFQQDALTTTLDQVVAWSAALAPLRKA
- a CDS encoding MFS transporter — encoded protein: MSTPTAGAAGRAPLWRDRTFGTYWIAQSLSAAGDSFAYLAVPLLVLQATGSVARMGLLTAVAGAASVAAGVFGGVLVDRYDRRTLMIVADLTRLVLYGLVPLVWLAGPQVWLLFVVLPICEAAGMVFQVAAVTAVRNLVDRDRITEANGRLQATYAAAAVLGPLLAGVVAARFGPATAVAVNAASFALSAAGLWLIRLRPAPVDTAPVARERPLAEFLAGARFLWGQPVLRALTVLLSVFIFLTYGFVDVLIYHVTHDLGGSEGTVGTVLGLAALGTVAGALLVAPLRRRRGFGATWIGAHAVCGFAVAGVGIATSVPAVTALTAVYLCCLSIGGICSMSLRQEITPDHLLGRVTSAFWSTHYALGPAGAVVLTWAAARFGVAAVTLAAGAGCLLVAVAGLFTPVRRAGVSPAAAQPGVRVAPAAGTAGG